GAGGGGAAATATTAGAATTGGCTGGGCGGAGGCCATTGAATCAGGCGGCATGGCGGCCGTTTGACATGGTCCTAAATCTATTGAACATGTCTTCACTAATCTCCGACACCTTAGGTCTTTACTGAAAAGGATTCGTCTCTAACTGTGGAAAGTTATCTGCTTTCAGACGCTGTATAATCAACGAATGGGCGGTGCTGGTAGCACTTGAGGTCCAATAATCCACCTTCGGCGAACTGTCGTGGGTATAATAGGCTGAAGAACAAGCAAGCAGCCTATGCACAGATTTATTTGCCTAATTGATGATGGAATCCTGGATGAGAACATAATTGCAGTTTATATTGCGGCTGTGACGGGGTCCTCAGGCAGTAAACGGTGCCAGCCCACAAGTCGAAACAGGAGGAGAGATGACCTCCCTCAACTGGCGTTGCTCTTGTACCTCAAAGTAGCGTAACTGGCTTACAAGGCGAATAACCGTATGCTAATAGTATACTCCAAGATAacttttttgtttttctttcttttttacCTGCTGCAACTCATGACATGGTTTTCTATTACCATCTTGCTTGTGATGTGATAATACCATTAACAGGACATAGCAAGGCGATGCTACGTCATACATTTCCTTAACTCAAGTAAACTAAGTTATCATCCACTAAAAAGGTTTCGTTAATGACGTCAAGCTAGAGCTTTACAGACGTACTAATTATTCATAGTTTTGATAAACGCAACGGTCAACTTACCAGTATTGTATTTATGACGTCACTAGTGCACCATGAGAAATCACAAGATTCATTCATAAATGTGGCATAACGCCCTGTTATGACCAGGCCCATGCATCTTAATAATTTTCTTAACAAATCTTAGACAATTCTGCTACAATGTTCAGTGTTTCGGCTTTCTTCCATAACGTCCTCAACTATTTAATTTCATGGGTACATCCAGTATGATTGTCTCATTGAATAGAATAAGAGCATTATAGTTAGCGTGCTAACCCCGGAATAGAACGCCCACTGGGGTTGGCTGTCTTGCAATCGCAAAGTGAGTTGTCCGTGATCTCCTATCTCGCACACTTTCTTACATACTGCCGCAGACTGGGCAACTCGAGCGGGAGATAATCCCGCTCGGCAAaaagctcaagctcctcttccTGTTCAACCATATTACTGAATGGATTGATACGACACACGCCATGCGACTTTATATACACAATAAGTCCCTAGAAAAGGGTATGTCTTGGGGTCAGGGCTGCGCGTGGAAGGTATTAACATGCGAATAGGTAAGAAAGAGGCATCTCCAGCATCCAAAGAGCAAATTAGCAAATTAGTTGATTATTATGGTATCAACATGGATGACTTTGACCCTTCGGATATTAATGAGTATAACACATTCGAAGACTTCTTCGCCCGAGCGCATAAAGCCGGCTCAAGGCCGATCCATCGGCCTGACGATGCATTAACCGCGGTCGTTGTCGCCGATTCAAGAGTTGTCACGTACGAATCGGTTGCAGAAACAAAGAAGATTTGGATTAAAGGCCATGATTTTAGCATTACCAACCTCGTCATGGATACACAAGTCGGTTCAAAGTACGAAAACGCAGCCGTTGCCAGCTTTCGTCTATCGCCACAAGACTACCATCGATACCACTCACCTGTGACCGGCAAAATCAAATTATTTCGGAGTATTCCCGGCGACTATTATCAAGTCGATCCTGTTGCTTTACAGAGTCAAGTAGATATCTTAACGAGAAATAGAAGGGCGTATGTCATCATCGAGACGGCTGAATTTGGCGATGTCTTGTTTGTCGCCATCGGAGCAACGAATGTGGGATCAGTCGTGTAAGTGCAATTATGCTCCGGAGGCATGTATAGTTCGCGTTCTGACCATATGCAGCATACACGAGCAATTTCAGAAGAGTGGCGTACAGATCAACAAGGGTGATGAGCTGGGACATTTTCAGTTTGGCGGCTCTTCCATTATTGTTGCATTCCAAGTGGAGAGGATTAAATTTGACAGCGATCTGTTGCAGTTAAGCAAGCAGCGTATTCAAGTCTCCGTCGAGGTCGGTATGAGCTTGGGTCGTGGAACCCGTTCAACCCGGCGCGGCGAGATGTCTCCCGAACCTACGTATGCTGAAGTTGCAGATCCAAATGCTTAATTCAAACTTATCTTCAGCACCAATTGATATAAGTTGCATGTATAGATGGAGGGGCAGATAGGAGCGAACAAAGAGTATATTAAGGTATCTTCATTCTTAATACGGCTAtgaaggagaaaagaaattTATTCAGGGGTAAACCCACTCAGTTACTCAACCACAATGCCAATACCACCTGAGGACATCGATCCGAGTCCACTATCGTCCCGCAAGTAAACGCCTGGCCAGCTCCCTATAGTCGATCTTGGTAGTTCTCTCCTTCCAGAGCAAAAAGATATAAGTGAAGAACATAGCCTACCGTGGGAGGTCCCTCATCCGGCAAAGCTACTGCGCGATAATGCGGACAGCGCTATAGCCCCCAGTGCATGTCGGTGACTCGGAGTGTATTTATTCAGGTGAGACTACCTACTCTCTGTGCAAAGCAGCCTCGACATTAAGTCAAATCAAAGCTTTTGAGACTTCAGAACCGAAacacaaagaagaaggcgggCACATTCGACTTGAACACACAGTCACCAACCAATCTGACTTCAGTATTGTTGAAAACACGAGAGATCATTCAAAGAGCCCATGACTTTAGATGGCCTGCAAAACGTATGGGACCTGTACTTTGCGTCGAGGAATAACCCTTTGCTGGTCTGTGCCAGCGGAACCCATCTACCGACTGGGTAACCTCTAAAGCCGCTTCGGTTATGCAGATGATATATCTAGCTTATCTATAAGCGATACAGTAGACAGGACGACCGCTGCGGCATCTGAGTCCATCAAGGTGATGGTGCGTTGGGCTGCGATAAACGGCGTGTCCTTCGACCCAAAGAACACCGatatttttttttacttcTCTTGCAGTAAAATAAGGACCGCCCTGCCGGTATGTCACGGTAATGTCGAGAAACAGCCCGAGTCGGCTCTTCGCTGGCTTAATAGCAGGCTATCGTTCTAAATCTATATAGAGAAGTAGGCGGCAAAAGCGAAGGCAGTGGCCTACCACCTGCAAAgacttactaatattaatatagtcTGCTGCCAAGTGCTATCCAAAGCGCTACTAGGGTGTCAGTTAAGCCAGTCCTGCTCTATAGCTCTAAAGCATAGTACCTAGGTATAATAAGACCGTAATAGAGCCAGCCTACCAGAGACCTACTATTAGTAACCAGCATCTTATATAGAGAATAAATAAGGCCTTAAACCAGTCTATAAGAGCTATACTGCCTCTCTAGAAGATAACACATACCGCCGCCCTCTACTAGGAAAGTGATATACCGCTAGTTGCCTAGGTCCTTAAAGCGCGGCGCCTTAGGTTCTCTGCATAACTTAAGTCGCTTAACGAGAGTTATCCTCTTACAAGTTAAACGCTGCTACCCAGTCAGCCTACTTACTACAATCTCATTAAATAAAGATATCAAATACAGACAGAAAGGAGCTTTAGAACACGTCTTCGACAGATCAGGTCGCCTCGGACCAGCTGAGGTCATCGATGCCAAAGCTAGAGGGGCATTAGAAGGCCTCAAGGCCGCCCTAAACCTACAAGAATCAGTATCATGAAACATCATAAACTGCCTAGATAACCTCGCAGCTGCTATATGCCTGCGAGGTACACCATCTGACTTGTCTTAACATGTCTTTTTTGCGTATCAGGCTTTAGCAGCATCGCATAGAGCTACACAGGTACGCTAGGTGCCAGGACACAACAATATCCCTAGTAATAAAGAGGCCGGTAAGCTAACTAAAGCAGTATTATCACTCCCCGAGCCCGAAGGGGCTCAGCTAACGCTAGCATACTTACAAAGGATCGTAAGATAAAAGCCGAAAGAAGCATTCGGGACCTAGTCGTCCACCGCCACTCCTAAGCAGTATAGGAGACTTAATCTAAAGGCGACTAGAGTCTGTCTGCAGGAGTGGGAGTTTTGGTAAACGGCCTTGCACCAACTGCTAGCAGCGAGATCCCTCCACAGTGATTTCGCCGCATGTCACGAGAGATTCGACCATGGCGATACACGCCTGGTTTGTTCATGCAACCGACGTAAAGCACCGGATCATATCTTCTATTACCGAAAGGTGTCGCCGCGTCATCGGATTAGGCTCGCCCCTCACTGATTGCAGCAGTCAACCTAGCAATAGGAAAAGACTTCGACAGGTTCGTCGAGCTGTCCAAGATAAGCgccttcttcaagatctgCCCCTGCCACTAGACGAGACCAACTCAGGACGTACTCGCacctctcctcttctcctcctttcCTTCCCCTTCATACTGTTTCCTTTTGCCTGATCTTCTTACTATTTCAAGGCTCGGCTAGATGAAGGGCGCTGACACACCCTTTATATTGCCGTAACCACTCGAGGGCAGCCCCGAGCTGCCGCGCCCCCAGGCCCACCACAGCCTCTGTGACAACAGGCTTGCCTTGCAGCTGCTGTTCCTAGCCGCGCCTGGTCCTCGGCTGACGGGCAACAGGCTCGATACAATGCGCCGTTggtgccgatgatatgctggatagtGTGATCTGTTGACGCTTTTGCAGAAACTGCATTTCGATGGGGAAGCCTAATTTCGCGTCGCGAATGACTAATCTTGCCAAAGTCAATAACGTTTTGTAATTAATGCGTAGATAGACTGCCTTGGCTCAGCACGCCCTTTGCCAGGTTGGACACCCACCAGGATCGCCTTTGTCACCGCCGCTGTTCCTGTTCTCTAATGCAGATCTCGTTCAGCATAAAATCGACTTAAAAAGCGGGTCAATCGCGTTCATCGACGATCACTCGGCCTGGGTGACGGCCCCAACAGCAGGAGCAAACCGAGCAGGCATTCAGGCCGTCATCGATAGAGCACTGGACTGGGAGAGACGAAGCGGAGCGACGTGTAAGGAGGATAAGACGGTCATCATCCACTTCACGCGGCGTCCCGAACGCACTGATGAAAGCCTGTATAGGATCAAAGGCCAAACAATCATTCCGAAGAAAAGTGGCAAGATCCAGGGACTGGTGATGGATAAACACCGATTTATTACGCAGCTACTGTTCGTCATCCTGGAATACAATGGGCGTTCTTAACAAGGGCGTACAGTGGAAGGGAGGGTTGGATTGACAAGGCTCGACATCTCATCTAAACGCTTTGGGAGGAAGAGTATAGGAATCTTCCCGCCCAGTGGAAGACCGCTAACAGCGATCTTCCTGTAGCCGTGAGGGCACGGGAGTACAATCCCTTTGACTCATTCCAAGACGAGCTTATGTCGTATCCGAACTCCGAAGAAGAATCAGTCGCCGATGAGTTCGAAAGGTGGCAATCTACAAAGCAGGACATATTTCCAAAGCACGATAATCCGCTTGAATACTGGTCTGCCAAGCGGTTTGAGTATCCTCGTGTAGAGAAAATGGCGATTGACGTCTTATCAGTCCTTGCAATGGCTGCCGAATGGCTTTAAGTATAATGAAGTAAAGTCGATCCCTACAATTGGTGGCCTCGTACGCCCGAGGGACTTATTTATATGCATCTGCCATACTAATTCGTCCTTCCTAGGTCGCCCAAATCGCTTGGCAGGATAATAGCCTCGTGTTATTTCTCTCCACCGTATACAGCGGTGCCGTTGACCAACGCACcccaaagagaaggaagaagcctGCTGAGAAATCGGGACAATCCAAGCCGATACAGGAGACCTTTGGTGATGCCGCAATAAAGGCTATCTCAATACCGACTATATCTGCTTCTTACAACGATAAAATGAATCATGTAGACCGAGGAGATCAGATAAGGTCCTATACGAGCTATAAGCACCGATTTCACCGTGGCCCGTGGCAGGCGTTGCTTTGGTCTTTCCTTCTTGATATAGCA
This genomic interval from Fusarium oxysporum f. sp. lycopersici 4287 chromosome 3, whole genome shotgun sequence contains the following:
- a CDS encoding phosphatidylserine decarboxylase; this translates as MFSVSAFFHNVLNYLISWVHPNAHWGWLSCNRKTGQLEREIIPLGKKLKLLFLFNHITEWIDTTHAMRLYIHNKSLEKGKKEASPASKEQISKLVDYYGINMDDFDPSDINEYNTFEDFFARAHKAGSRPIHRPDDALTAVVVADSRVVTYESVAETKKIWIKGHDFSITNLVMDTQVGSKYENAAVASFRLSPQDYHRYHSPVTGKIKLFRSIPGDYYQVDPVALQSQVDILTRNRRAYVIIETAEFGDVLFVAIGATNVGSVVIHEQFQKSGVQINKGDELGHFQFGGSSIIVAFQVERIKFDSDLLQLSKQRIQVSVEVGMSLGRGTRSTRRGEMSPEPTYAEVADPNA